In the Bacillus amyloliquefaciens DSM 7 = ATCC 23350 genome, TATTTCTTGTTTTTCAAAAGAGCTTCCATCCGGCTGAACAGCTGATAAGAAGCATCGGCCGGTTTTTTGGTCAGCAGGCTGACGGCAATACCGGCAATCAGACTGAGGAAGAACCCCGGAATGATTTCGTATACGCCGGTTGAAGCGGCAAGCCCTGTCGTAATCCAGATCAAAACGGCCGCGGCTCCGGTAATCATCGCCGCAAGCGCTCCCCATTCATTCATTCGTTTCCAGTACAGACTGAGCAAGAGTGCCGGGCCGATAGCCGAACCGAAGCCTGCCCACGCATAGCCGACCAGGTCAAGAATGGTGCTGTTCGGATTCATGGAAAGCAAAATGGCGATAACGGCCACGATCAATACCGACAAGCGTCCGGTCATGACCAATTCTTTATCGCTCGCTTCCCGTCTGAAAAAGGCGCGGTATAAATCTTCCGTAATGGCGCTTGCCGTTACGAGAAGCTGTGACGAGATGGAACTCATAATCGCCGCTAAAATCGCGGACAGCAAGAAGCCCGTAATCAGCGGATGGAATAAGATTTTAGAAAAAATAATGAAAATCGTTTCCGGATCTTTTACGGAGACTCCGAAGTGATGAGAATAAGCAACCCCGATAATCCCGGTAAGCAATGAACCGACAACTGAAATAGCCATCCAGCTCATCCCGATTCTGCGGGCGGGTTTTAAATCCTTCACTTCTTTAATCGCCATAAATCGTACGATGATATGAGGCTGGCCGTAATAACCGAGTCCCCATGCCAAATAAGAAATAATGCTAATGACGCTCGCGCCTTTAAAGACATCCAATAGTTTCGGGTTTACGGCGTTGATCGAATCAATCGTCGTCGAAACGCTCCCGAGCTGGGTAAAAGCAACGATCGGCACAAGCACTAATGCCGCAAACATGATCGCTCCCTGTACGAAGTCAGTCAGGCTGACAGCAAGGAAACCGCCAAACAGCGTGTAAAGCACAACAACACCGGCCGTTAAAAATAAACCGAATTTGTAGTCGGCGCCGAATGCCGATTCAAATAACCTGCCTCCGGATACCATTCCGGACGATGTGTACAGTGTGAAAAAGATCATAATAATCACGGCGGAAACAATTTTCAGCAATGATGATGAATGGCGGAACCGTTTATCGAAGAAATCGGGAATCGTAATCGCATCATCCGCAACTTCCGTATACGCGCGAAGCCTCGGAGCAAGCAGCAGATAATTTGAATACGCGCCGATCGTCAAACCGAGCGCCAGCCATAAGGTTGATAAGCCCGTTGCGAACATTGCGCCGGGAACCCCCATCAGCATCCATGCGCTCATATCCGCAGCACCCGCGGACAGCGCCGTTACGAACGGGCCGAGTCCTCTTCCGCCCAGCATGTAATCATTGATATTCGTTGTCTTCCTGAATGCGTACCAGCCGATTAACAGCATGGCAGCAAAATAAATCCCAAGAGATATAATTAATTCAATACTCACGTTTTTGGACCCTCTCTTCTTTCAAGTAAATGTTGCATCACCTCTGTAGATTAGTAGTGCCGGAATTTTGCGCCGGCGGTGAGCCTTTAGTCATCATTACATGCGGCTCGCATGATTTTGTGCAGGCTATGGTTACTAAACCTAACAAAGTATCCCCGATCAATCAACTCTCGAAACCCGCCCCATTCAAGGAAAAAATCCCCGCCAACATAGAACAGCTTAAAGATGAAAACGCTACCAATAAATTATAAAAGTAAAAATTTTCTGACATATAATTCGTTTCTCTTTCTCCCCGATTTAGGATAAAATAGAGAAGGTTTCATCATGCCTCAGAAGGCGGCGTTTTGTTGCTTTAGAGGGCTCGTTTTTGATATGATCAGTATTATATGACGAAACGGAGAATTATGCGGAGGTGGATCTTATGTCACGAATTTCTATAGAAGAAGTAAAGCATGTCGCTCATTTGGCGAGACTCGCCATTACGGATGAAGAAGCTGAAATGTTCACAGAACAGCTTGACAGCATCATCTCGTTTGCCGAGGAGCTTAATGAAGTGGACACGGATAACGTGGAACCGACAACACACGTGCTGAAAATGAAGAACGTAATGAGAGAAGATGAAGCGGGTAAAGGCCTTCCGGTCGAGGATGTCATGAAAAATGCTCCCGATCATAAAGACGGCTATGTCCGTGTGCCATCTATTCTGGATTAAAGGAGGGAGACAGTATGTCATTATTTGATCACAAAATCACAGAACTGAAACAAATGATACATAAAAAAGACATCAAGATTTCCGATCTTGTTGATGAATCTTACAAACGGATCGCATCCGTGGATGATAAGGTGCAGGCGTTTTTGCAGCTTGATGAAGAAAGAGCCCGCGCTTACGCGAAAGAGCTTGACGAAGCGGTTGACGGACGGTCTGAACACGGTCTTCTCTTCGGAATGCCGATCGGCGTCAAAGACAACATCGTGACCAAAGGGCTTCGCACAACATGCTCAAGCAAAATCCTCGAAAACTTCGATCCGATTTACGATGCGACGGTAGTGGAGCGCCTTCAAGCAGCTGAAGCTGTCACAATCGGTAAGCTGAATATGGACGAGTTCGCGATGGGTTCTTCTACTGAAAACTCCGCGTATAAAGCGACGAAAAACCCTTGGAATCTTGATACGGTTCCCGGCGGATCAAGCGGCGGTTCCGCAGCTGCGGTTGCCGCGGGCGAAGTGCCGTTTTCACTCGGATCTGATACGGGCGGCTCCATCCGCCAGCCTGCTTCTTTCTGCGGCGTCGTCGGATTAAAGCCTACATACGGCCGCGTGTCCCGTTACGGTTTGGTCGCTTTTGCGTCTTCATTAGACCAGATCGGACCAATCACAAGAACCGTGGAAGATAACGCATTCCTGCTTCAGGCGATTTCAGGCCCGGACAAAATGGACTCTACGAGCGCCAATGTCGAAGTGCCGGACTTTCTTTCTTCATTAACGGGCGACATTAAAGGCTTAAAAATCGCCGTACCGAAAGAATATCTCGGAGAAGGTGTCGGCAAAGAAGCGAAAGAATCCGTTTTAGCCGCTTTAAAAGTGCTTGAAGGACTCGGAGCGACATGGGAAGAAGTATCTCTGCCGCACAGCAAATACGCGCTTGCGACATATTATCTGCTGTCTTCTTCCGAAGCGTCCGCGAACCTTGCGCGCTTTGACGGCATCCGCTATGGATACCGCACAGACAATGCGGACAACCTGATCGATCTTTATAAACAGACACGCTCTGAAGGCTTCGGCAACGAAGTGAAGCGCCGCATCATGCTCGGCACCTTCGCGCTCAGCTCAGGCTACTATGACGCGTATTACAAAAAAGCGCAAAAAGTGCGCACGCTCATTAAGAAAGATTTTGAAGACGTATTTGAGAAATACGATGTCATCGTCGGACCGACAACACCGACACCGGCATTCAAAATCGGCGAAAAAACGAGCGACCCGCTCACAATGTACGCCAACGATATTTTAACGATCCCTGTCAACCTCGCGGGTGTGCCGGGAATCAGCGTGCCGTGCGGATTTGCGGACGGCCTGCCGCTCGGACTGCAAATCATCGGAAAACACTTCGATGAAAGCACTGTATATCGTGTCGCTCATGCTTTTGAGCAGGCAACAGATCATCATAAAGCGAAACCTGAACTGTAAGGGGTGAAATGAAGTGAACTTTGAAACGGTAATCGGACTTGAAGTCCATGTGGAATTAAAAACAAAATCTAAAATTTTCTCAAGCTCACCGACGCCATTCGGCGCGGAAGCGAATACCCAAACGAGCGTCATCGACCTCGGCTATCCCGGCGTGCTGCCCGTTTTAAACAAAGAAGCGGTCGAATTCGCGATGAAAGCCGCAATGGCTTTGAACTGTGAAATCGCAACGGATACGAAGTTTGACCGGAAAAACTATTTCTACCCGGACAACCCGAAGGCATATCAAATTTCTCAATTTGACAAGCCGATCGGCGAAAACGGCTGGATCGAAATCGAAGTCGGCGGAAAAACGAAAAAAATCGGCATTACCCGTCTTCACCTTGAAGAAGATGCGGGAAAACTGACGCATACGGGCGACGGCTATTCCCTCGTTGACTTCAACCGCCAAGGCACGCCGCTTGTCGAGATTGTATCTGAGCCGGATATCCGCACACCGGAGGAAGCTTACGCATACCTCGAAAAGCTGAAATCAATTATCCAATACACAGGCGTTTCCGACTGTAAAATGGAAGAAGGTTCACTGCGCTGTGACGCCAACATTTCCCTCCGTCCGATCGGCCGGGAGAAATTCGGCACAAAAACAGAGCTGAAAAACCTGAACTCCTTCGCGTTCGTGCAAAAAGGCCTTGAGCATGAAGAGAAACGCCAAGAGCAGGTGCTTCTGTCAGGCGGAGTCATTCAGCAGGAGACGCGCCGCTACGATGAAGCGACGAAAAAAACCATTTTAATGCGTGTCAAAGAGGGTTCAGATGACTATCGCTATTTCCCAGAGCCTGACCTTGTCGAGCTCTACATTGATGACGAATGGAAAGAACGCGTAAGAGCAACCATTCCTGAGCTTCCGGACGAGCGCCGCAAGCGGTATATCGAAGAGCTCGGCCTGCCGGCTTATGACGCAATGGTGCTGACGCTGACGAAAGAAATGGCTGATTTCTTCGAAGAAACGGTCAATAAAGGCGCAGAAGCCAAACAGGCGTCAAACTGGCTGATGGGTGAAGTTTCAGCTTACCTGAACGCCGAACAAAAAGAGCTTGAGGATGTCGCGCTGACTCCGGAAGGTCTTGCCGGCATGATTAAGCTGATTGAAAAAGGGACCATTTCATCTAAAATCGCGAAAAAAGTCTTCAAAGAATTAATTGAAAAAGGCGGCGACGCTGAAAAAATCGTCAAAGAAAAAGGCCTTGTGCAAATTTCTGACGAAAGCGTGCTTCTGAAGCTGGTCACAGATGCGCTTGACAGCAATCCGCAGTCAATTGAAGACTTCAAAAACGGAAGAGACCGCGCGATCGGCTTCCTTGTCGGGCAGATTATGAAAGCCTCAAAAGGACAGGCCAACCCGCCGATGGTCAACAAGATCTTACTTGAAGAAATCAAAAAACGATAAAAAAAAGCAGCCGCCTGTAAGGGCGCTGCTTTTTTTTATATGGTAAGGCTGAAATGAGTTTCAATGGAAGCCCGCAGTGTTTCAATCTGTTCATTTCCGCTGCCGGCCAAATTGGACAGCATTCCTTTAATAATCGGTTTTCGCGGCTCTTCCTTCTGGCATTCCTCTTCAATGACTTCAAGCGATACGAGAACGTCCTCAGGCAGCCCCTGCTGCGCTTTTGCCATTTGAATATCCGCGAGCAGTTTTTCTCTGTCCGCCGCGGGCTGAGTAAAGATATCCTCAGATAAAAGCGGGTCGGGATTGTCTTTTATCAGTCCCGTAATCAGATCATCAATCCTGGCAATCAGAAAGGCCGCCACATTTTCCGTCTGAAATGCCGTATGTTCATTAAAAATCAAGAAATGGATATAAGAGCTTACAATTCCTTGCGCCATAACGGATGCATCCGCCAGAAACGGTGTGACGGCATCTCCGTAAACGGAGAGCAGAGCATCCCGGTACAGCATGTTAAATTGAATATTGACCTCATGAAAATACTGTTTTACCTTTTGATTTTCGGGAATGACCTTTTCGCTCAGCAAGAGAATGATAAAATCCTTGTGCTCCATAAATTCCCGGAATTGATAAGCAATTTGTTTTTGGAATACGTCCTTAGGCGGTTTATGCTGATGTTCTGTTTTGATTTTCTTTATTTCTTCCATAGACATGCCGATGTAATACTCACATGCTGACAGCAAAAGGTCTTCTTTTGATTTGAAATGAAGGTAGAAAGCACCTTTTGAGATCCCGCACTCACCGGCGATTTCCTGAATTGTAGTTGAAGAAAACCCCTTTTTGGCAAATAAATGGATGCCTGTTTTAATGATTTTCTCTTTTTTTTCGTTCATGACGTGCTTCCCCTTAATCCTTGAAAAATTTAGAAAAATTTACTGCCTTATTGGTTGACGATGTTGAGTTATACCGTTTAGTATTATATAGAATGACCAGTCAGTCAATAAAAAATAACGGAGGACATGATGAACCACATTATTAACTTTGTACTGAAGAACAAATTCGCAGTTTGGCTGATGACGATTATCGTTACTGTAGCAGGGCTGTATGCCGGTCTGAATATGAAGCAGGAATCCATACCGGACGTCAACATGCCTTACCTCTCAGTAAATACGACTTATCCCGGAGCTGCTCCGAGTCAAGTTGCGGATGACGTGACGAAACCGATCGAGCAGGCGGTGCAGAATTTAGAAGGAGTGAACGTCGTATCGTCCACATCCTCTGAAAACGTCTCATCGGTTATGATTGAATATGATTACAACAAGGATATGGACAAGGCGAAAACCGAAGTCGCTGAAGCGCTGGATAATGTCAGCCTTCCCGACGACGCGAAAAAGCCCGACATTTCCCGTTACAGCATCAACTCTTTCCCGATTTTGACGCTCAGTGTGACAAGTGATAAAAGCTCGCTTGAAGATCTGACCAAAAACGTGGAAAACACTCTCGTTCCTAAGCTTGAAGGCATCCAGGGCGTTGCGTCCGTGCAAGTTTCCGGACAGCAGGAAGAGCAGGTGGAATTCTCTTTCAAAGATAAAAAAATGAAAGAGTACGGACTTGATGAAGATACCGTCAAGAAAGTAATCCAAGGCTCTGACGTCAATACGCCGCTTGGATTATACACATTCGGCAACAAGGAAAAATCAGTTGTCGTTAACGGAAATATTACGTCAATTAAAGATCTGAAAGATATGAGAATTCCGGTCACATCTTCTTCCGCAGCTCAAGGTCAAGCAGGCGGCGCGGGTGCGGCATCTGCGGCGGACGCTCAGGCTGCGCAGCAGGCACAGCAAAGCGCATCAGCAGGGGTTCCGACGGTTAAGCTTTCTGACATTGCCGACATTAAAGATGTGAAAAAAGCAGAATCCATTTCCCGCACGAACGGAAAGGACAGCATCGGAATTAATATCGTAAAAGCCAATGACGCCAACACGGTAGAAGTGGCCGATGCGATTAAAGATGAACTGAATCAATACAAAAAAGACCATAAAGGGTTCAAGTACAGCTCGACTCTTGATATGGCCAAGCCGATTACAGAGTCAGTGGATACGATGTTAAGCAAAGCGATTTTCGGCGCGATCTTTGCGGTCGTGATCATTCTCTTATTCTTAAGAGATATTAAATCAACGATGATTTCTATCGTTTCCATCCCGCTGTCACTGCTGATTGCGCTTCTCGTGCTGAATCAGCTTGATGTCACTTTAAACATTATGACGCTCGGTGCGATGACGGTCGCCATCGGACGGGTAGTCGATGACTCCATTGTCGTTATCGAAAACATTTACCGCCGCATGAGGCTGAAAGATGAGCCTTTACGCGGAAAACAGTTGGTGCGTGAAGCGACGAAAGAAATGTTTAAACCGATCATGTCATCAACGATCGTAACCATTGCCGTATTCCTGCCGCTTGCCATGGTCGGCGGACAGATCGGCGAACTGTTTATGCCGTTTGCATTAACAATTGTTTTCGCGCTTGCCGCATCATTGTTGATTTCCATCACACTGGTGCCAATGCTTGCGCACAGTTTATTCAAAAAATCGCTCACAGGCGCGCCTGTTAAAGCGAAAGAGCATAAGCCGGGCAGATTGGCCGATTTCTATAAAAAAGTGCTGAATTGGTCATTAAGCCATAAATGGATTACATCCATCATCGCGGTTCTGATGCTTGTCGGCAGTTTGTTCCTCGTACCGCTGATCGGCGCGAGCTATCTGCCGGCACAAGCGGACAAAACGATGCAGCTCACATATACACCTGAACCGGGTGAAACGAAAAGCGAAGCTGAAAAAGCTGCGCAAAAAGCGGAAGACATGCTGCTTAAACGCAAACATGTCGATACCGTCCAGTATTCATTAGGCTCGCAAAGCCCGCTCGGCGGAAGCTCGAACGGCGCATTGTTCTACGTGAAATACGAAGAAGACACACCTGATTTTGACAAAGAAAAAGACAATGTCTTAAAAGAAATCAAAAAAACATCCAGCCGCGGCGAATGGAAAACGCAAAATTTCAGTTCGTCAGGCAACAACAATGAATTAACGTACTATGTGTACGGAGATTCAGAGTCTGATATTAAAGGCACGGTCAAAGAAATCGAAAGCATCATGAAAAAGCAAAAGGATCTGAAGGACGTAAACTCAGGCCTTTCCAGCACATATGATGAGTACACGTTCGTCGCTGACCAGGAGAAGCTCAGCAAGCTCGGCTTAACGGCTTCGCAAATCTCCCAGGCCCTGATGTCTCAAACGTCACAGTCTCCTTTGACAACGGTGAAAAAAGACGGCAAAGAGCTTGACGTGAATATCAAGACTGAAAAAGACCAGTATAAGAGTGTGAAAGAATTAGAGGATAAAACCATCACATCGCCTGCAGGCCAAGAAGTAAAAATCGGCGATGTGGCGAAAGTGAAAAACGGCACGACATCTGACACCATTTCCAGACGCGACGGCAAAGTGTACGCTGACGTAACGGCAACCGTCACTTCTGACAACATCACGAAGGTGTCATCAGCCGTTCAAAAGAAAGTTGACAAACTGGATAAGCCGGACAATGTATCGATCGATACCGGCGGTGTATCAGCGGATATTGCTGATTCCTTTACGAAACTCGGCTTAGCGATGCTTGCCGCAGTCGCCATCGTATACCTCGTTCTTGTGATCACGTTCGGCGGAGCATTAGCGCCGTTTGCGATTCTGTTCTCGCTTCCGTTTACGGTCATCGGCGCATTAGTCGGACTGTATGTATCCGGAGAGACAGTCAGCCTGAATGCCATGATCGGTATGCTGATGCTGATCGGAATCGTCGTCACAAACGCGATTGTCTTAATTGACCGCGTCATCCATAAAGAAGCGGAAGGCTTATCGACGAGAGAAGCGCTCCTTGAAGCCGGCTCTACGAGATTGCGTCCGATTCTGATGACGGCGATCGCGACAATCGGCGCCCTGCTTCCATTGGCATTGGGCTTCGAAGGCGGAAGTCAGGTCATATCTAAAGGACTCGGTGTCACCGTTATCGGCGGTTTAATCAGTTCAACTCTGCTTACCCTTCTGATTGTACCGATCGTATATGAAGTATTGGTGAAATTCCGTAAGAAAAAACCTGGAACGGAAGAAGAGTAAGACAGCGGGCCTTGGCTCCTTAAATGGAGCCAGGGCCTTTTTTCTTCTGCCAATTCCTGTACATATTGTTGCGATTTTCTCAAGTCATAGTATAATTAAAGGTTGTTAGTGTTAATAATGGATCGGATACTCTTAAGTAGGATGATGAGATAATGAAACGTGCACGCATAATATACAATCCGACTTCAGGACGTGAGCTTTTTAAGAAAAATCTTGCCCAGGTCCTGCAAAAATTTGAACAAGCCGGTTATGAAACCTCCACCCATGCCACCACATGTGCGGGAGATGCCACTCATGCCGCAAAAGAAGCCGCTTTGCGGGAGTTTGACCTAATTGTCGCAGCCGGCGGAGACGGAACGATTAATGAAGTCGTCAACGGCCTTGCGCCGTTAGACAAACGACCGACGCTGGGCGTCATTCCGGTCGGCACGACAAATGACTTCGCCAGAGCGCTGGGCATTCCGAGAGAAAATATACTGAATGCCGCTGATACCGTCATTAACGGCGTGGCCCGCCCGATCGACATCGGCCAGGTGAACGGACAGTACTTTATCAATATCGCCGGCGGAGGCCGTCTGACGGAGCTGACGTATGATGTGCCAAGCAAACTGAAAACGATGCTCGGCCAGCTTGCTTATTATTTAAAAGGAATGGAAATGCTGCCTTCACTTCGTCCGACAGAAGTCGAGATTGAATATGACGGCAAGCTGTTTCAAGGCGAAATCATGCTGTTTTTAGTGACGCTGACCAACTCGGTCGGCGGATTCGAGAAGCTGGCCCCTGATTCCAGCCTGAATGACGGCATGTTTGATTTAATTATTTTGAAAAAAGCCAATCTCGCGGAGTTTATCAGAGTCGCGAGCATGGCGCTCAGAGGCGATCATATTAACGATCAGCACATTATTTACACAAAAGCGAACCGTGTGAAAGTCAATGTATCAGAAAAGATGCAGCTGAACCTGGACGGCGAATACGGCGGCATGCTGCCAGGCGAATTCGTGAATCTGTACAGACATATTCACGTCGTCATGCCGAAGGAGAAAGCTGAACAGCTGGATGATTAATACGCGGACAAAATCCTAAAACAGTATTCGTTTTAGGATTTTGTCATCTTTTCAGCGTGATCGGAAACCTTTGAAGGCCTGACAGATTTGAAGGTTTGCCAGCACGCTGAAACAAGGCTATTGGTAAAACTAGAGGTGATTATAGATGAAAATGAAACCCCCGGTAGAAAAAAATGAATACTATGACGTGACATTTGAGGATTTGACGCACGAAGGAGCGGGGGTCGCAAAGATTCAGGGCTTCCCGATCTTCGTGCCGAACGCCCTGCCCGAGGAAAAAGCGCAAATCAAAGTGACACGCGTCAAAAAAGGCTTCGCTTTCGGCCGCTTGATTGAGCTGAAGGAAGAAAGCCCGCACAGAACGGATGCCCCGTGCCCGATCTACAAGCAATGCGGAGGCTGCCAGCTTCAGCACATGACCTACGAGGGCCAGCTCTTGTTTAAACAGAAACAAGTCAAAGACGTTTTAGAACGGATCGGCAAGCTGGATCTGTCCAGTGTTATCGTGCACCCGACACTCGGCATGGAAGACCCGTGGAACTACAGAAACAAAGCGCAGGTGCCGGTAGGAGAAAGAGAAGGCGGACTCGTCGCCGGATTTTATCAGCAAAGAAGCCATGACATCATCGACATGAGCGCCTGCCTGATTCAGCAATCTAAAAACGACGAAGCCGTCCAAGCGGTCAAAGACATTTGCGCAAATTATGGCGTCAAAGCCTACAATGAAGAACGCCACAAAGGCTGGCTCCGCCATATCATGGTGAGATACGGCGTCGTCACAGGCGAAATGATGATCGTCTTCATCACAAGAACAAGCGATTTTCCGCACAAAGCGAAGATCATCGAAGACATCACGGCGCAATTTCCGCACGTCAAATCAATCGTGCAAAACATCAACCCAAACAAAACAAACGTGATCTTCGGAAACGAAACAAGCGTCATCTGGGGCGAAGAATACATCTACGACCTCATCGGAGACGTCAAATTCGCCATCTCCGCCAGATCGTTCTATCAGGTCAACCCGGAACAGACAAAAGTGCTCTACGACAAAGCGCTTGAGTACGCAGAGCTTCAAGGCAAAGAAACCGTCATCGACGCCTACTGCGGCATCGGAACCATTTCTCTTTTCTTGGCGAAGCAGGCGAAAAAAGTATACGGCGTCGAAATCGTGCCGGAAGCCATCGAGGATGCGAAACGCAACGCTGAGCTGAACGGTATCACAAACGCGGAATTCGCAGTCGGAGAAGCAGAAACCGTGATTCCAAAGTGGTACGAAGAAGGCATCACGGCCGACACCCTTGTCGTCGACCCGCCAAGAAAAGGCTGCGACGAAGCCCTCCTGCGGACGATCATCGAGATGAAACCGAAGCGGGTGGTGTACGTGTCATGTAATCCTGGCACGCTTGCAAGAGACCTGCGGGTGCTTGAGGATGGCGGATATCAGACCCTCGAAGTGCAGCCGGTGGATATGTTCCCGCATACGAATC is a window encoding:
- the rlmD gene encoding 23S rRNA (uracil(1939)-C(5))-methyltransferase RlmD, translating into MKMKPPVEKNEYYDVTFEDLTHEGAGVAKIQGFPIFVPNALPEEKAQIKVTRVKKGFAFGRLIELKEESPHRTDAPCPIYKQCGGCQLQHMTYEGQLLFKQKQVKDVLERIGKLDLSSVIVHPTLGMEDPWNYRNKAQVPVGEREGGLVAGFYQQRSHDIIDMSACLIQQSKNDEAVQAVKDICANYGVKAYNEERHKGWLRHIMVRYGVVTGEMMIVFITRTSDFPHKAKIIEDITAQFPHVKSIVQNINPNKTNVIFGNETSVIWGEEYIYDLIGDVKFAISARSFYQVNPEQTKVLYDKALEYAELQGKETVIDAYCGIGTISLFLAKQAKKVYGVEIVPEAIEDAKRNAELNGITNAEFAVGEAETVIPKWYEEGITADTLVVDPPRKGCDEALLRTIIEMKPKRVVYVSCNPGTLARDLRVLEDGGYQTLEVQPVDMFPHTNHVECVAKLELK